The proteins below come from a single Garra rufa chromosome 25, GarRuf1.0, whole genome shotgun sequence genomic window:
- the cdkn1cb gene encoding cyclin-dependent kinase inhibitor 1C, with protein sequence MPAVLLSTMAGERLTPRKTVPQRSTETLPLLKNTGTCRNLFGPVDHDELRRELSSKLREISERDQLRWNFNFSEGQPLDGDLKWEESRAEECPQFYRERTAVSKRPFANLPTTERINQVALKCGGRSVNVLNQKNKCIRRKSRVQAKRLTDMRITDFYGKRKKIDSVHKESRNME encoded by the exons ATGCCTGCCGTCTTGCTTTCCACCATGGCCGGGGAAAGACTGACCCCAAGGAAAACTGTTCCTCAGAGAAGCACAGAGACGCTTCCTCTACTGAAGAACACGGGAACATGCCGAAATCTATTCGGACCGGTGGATCACGACGAGCTGAGGCGAGAATTGTCGTCTAAACTTCGTGAAATATCCGAGCGAGATCAGCTGAGGTGGAACTTTAATTTCAGCGAAGGACAGCCGCTGGATGGGGATTTAAAATGGGAGGAAAGTCGAGCTGAGGAGTGTCCGCAGTTCTACAGAGAAAGGACTGCCGTATCAAAGAGGCCTTTTGCGAACTTGCCCACGACAGAAAGAATCAACCAAGTTGCCCTCAAATGTGGTGGTCGTTCAGTGAACGTTTTGAACCAGAAAAACAAATGTATCCGAAGAAAATCTCGCGTCCAGGCGAAGAGACTCACAGACATGCGCATTACAG ACTTCTATGGAAAGCGGAAGAAAATCGACAGCGTCCATAAGGAAAGCAGAAACATGGAGTGA
- the cat gene encoding catalase: MTAGPRGPLLVQDVVFTDEMAHFDRERIPERVVHAKGAGAFGYFEVTHDISRYCKAKVFEHVGKTTPIAIRFSTVAGESGSADTVRDPRGFAVKFYTDEGNWDLTGNNTPIFFIRDALLFPSFIHSQKRNPQTHLKDPDMVWDFWGLRPESLHQVSFLFSDRGIPDGYRHMNGYGSHTFKLVNAEGQSVYCKFHYKTDQGIKNLPVEEADRLASTDPDYSIRDLYNAISNGNFPSWTFYIQVMTFEQAENWKWNPFDLTKVWPHKDFPLIPVGRLVLNRNPVNYFAEVEQLAFDPSNMPPGIEPSPDKMLQGRLFSYPDTHRHRLGANYLQLPVNCPYRTRVANYQRDGPMCMYDNQGGAPNYFPNSFSAPNTQPCFVETKCKVSPDVARYNSADDDNVTQVRTFFTEVLNEAERERLCQNMAGHMKGAQLFIQERAVQNLLAVHPDYGNRVKSLLDKYNAEGKKNTIHVYSRGGPSAVAAASKM, translated from the exons ATGACGGCGGGTCCACGCGGACCACTGCTGGTTCAGGATGTGGTTTTTACTGATGAAATGGCCCACTTTGACCGAGAACGGATACCAGAGAGGGTCGTACATGCGAAAGGGGCAG GAGCGTTTGGTTACTTCGAAGTGACTCATGACATCTCACGTTATTGCAAAGCAAAAGTGTTCGAGCATGTGGGAAAGACAACACCCATTGCCATTCGCTTTTCTACTGTGG CTGGTGAGTCTGGCTCAGCAGATACCGTCCGAGATCCTCGAGGTTTTGCAGTGAAGTTCTACACTGATGAGGGCAACTGGGATCTCACAGGAAACAACACCCCAATTTTCTTTATCAGGGATGCACTTCTG TTTCCATCCTTCATCCACTCTCAGAAGCGGAATCCGCAGACTCACCTGAAGGATCCAGATATGGTTTGGGACTTCTGGGGTTTGCGTCCTGAATCGCTGCACCAG GTGTCTTTCCTGTTCAGCGATCGGGGAATTCCGGATGGCTACCGTCATATGAACGGATATGGTTCGCACACTTTTAAACTGGTCAATGCGGAGGGACAGTCGGTGTACTGCAAGTTCCACTATAAG ACTGATCAGGGCATTAAGAATTTGCCAGTCGAAGAGGCCGATCGTCTGGCTTCCACCGACCCGGATTACTCCATCAGAGACCTCTACAACGCCATCTCCAATGGCAACTTCCCATCCTGGACTTTCTACATCCAAGTCATGACCTTTGAGCAGGCGGAGAACTGGAAGTGGAACCCGTTTGATTTGACTAAG GTGTGGCCCCATAAAGACTTCCCTCTGATTCCTGTGGGACGCCTTGTGTTGAACCGAAACCCTGTGAACTATTTCGCTGAGGTCGAGCAGCTGGCATTTGATCCCAGTAATATGCCACCTGGCATTGAACCCAGCCCTGACAAGATGCTGCAG GGGCGTCTTTTCTCCTACCCGGACACACATAGGCATCGACTCGGAGCGAATTACCTCCAGCTTCCCGTCAACTGCCCCTACCGCACCCGTGTGGCAAACTACCAGAGAGACGGTCCCATGTGCATGTATGACAACCAGG GGGGAGCTCCTAACTACTTCCCCAACAGCTTCAGTGCTCCTAATACCCAGCCGTGCTTTGTCGAGACCAAGTGTAAAGTATCTCCTGATGTGGCCCGATACAACAGCGCAGACGATGATAATGTGACCCAG GTGCGCACGTTCTTCACTGAGGTGTTGAACGAAGCCGAACGAGAGCGTCTGTGTCAGAACATGGCTGGTCATATGAAAGGAGCTCAACTGTTTATTCAGGAACGCGCG gtgCAAAACCTGTTGGCCGTTCACCCCGATTATGGCAATCGCGTTAAATCTCTCCTGGATAAATACAACGCTGAAGGGAAAAAG AACACTATTCATGTTTATTCTCGTGGTGGACCGTCCGCTGTGGCCGCAGCTTCTAAGATGTGA
- the ifitm5 gene encoding interferon-induced transmembrane protein 5: MDNATYSYVNDCTPLTNCKSGRKAGGSTVVNMSHAGKKPPNDYLIWSLCNTLYVNFCCLGFMALIYSIKARDQKTLGDMRAAQECSDKAKWYNILASGWNLLIPLLVLGLLVLLLVHLGSSEGTFDFFGEDGFQSFMKLFSR; this comes from the exons ATGGATAACGCCACATACAGCTACGTGAATGACTGCACTCCGCTCACTAACTGTAAGTCCGGCCGAAAGGCTGGCGGCTCCACGGTGGTCAACATGAGCCATGCGGGCAAGAAGCCACCAAACGACTACCTGATCTGGTCGCTCTGTAACACTCTTTACGTCAACTTCTGCTGCCTGGGATTCATGGCTCTGATCTACTCCATCAAG GCTCGAGATCAGAAGACCTTGGGCGACATGCGTGCAGCACAGGAATGCTCGGACAAAGCGAAATGGTACAACATTCTGGCATCAGGCTGGAATCTCTTGATTCCTCTGCTGGTGTTGGGTCTTCTGGTCCTGCTCTTGGTTCATCTGGGCAGCTCAGAGGGAACGTTTGATTTCTTTGGCGAAGATGGATTTCAGAGCTTCATGAAGCTCTTCAGCAGGTAG